The Leptospira koniambonensis sequence ATAGAAAGACTATCCGTAAAATATTCGATCCATTCTTTACGACTAAAGAACCCGGCAAAGGAACCGGTCTCGGACTTTCTATCGTTTATGGTATTTTAGAAAATCATAAAGGGAAAATTAAAGTAGAAAGTGAGCTTGGATCTGGTACAAAATTTTCCATTTACTTTCCGGCCCTGGAATAAAAGAAGATTCGGCTACTTCTACCCTTTAATAAATATATAAGTATTTATTTTTGTTCCTTCCAAATCCTGTTTCGGATCCTACTTAAGGAGACAGGAGTGATCCCTAAAAAAGAAGCAATATAATGCTGGGGGATACGATTTACAAGATCTTGCTGTTCATTGATCAGGTTCAAATATCTTTGTTCAGGGCTATCCCTAATCCTGGATAAAAATAAATTCATATACGTATCAAATCTTTCAGCAACGTATTCCAATAAAAAATCTCTAAGCCCGTCATTCTCTCTATAAATAGTTTCTGCATCTTCTCCGCTTAGTATAAGTAATTCTGTAGGTTCAATACTTTCGACAGCAAGTTGGCTGCTCTCATAAGTCCCTCTGTAACTATGAATAGAAGTGATCGCTCTGTTCTCAGGGAAAAATGCGATAGTGATATCACGGCCTTTATCTTCAAATTTTAATCGCAGGCATCCTTTCTTAACAATGAATATGTTTTTAGTGTAAACCCCTCTTTTGATAAGTTCTGTTTTTGCTGGGACCTTCTTTTCTTTTAACATGGAAGTATAACGGTCCCAATTTTTTTCTAAACTTGGGACTTTCTTCCTTAAATTTTCCAGTAAAGGTATCGGATACATCTTGAGCCTTGAATTCTTCCGTATTCGGTATCATGGGAATGAAAAGGCAAGATTTGTTTTGGGACCAAACCAGGAAT is a genomic window containing:
- a CDS encoding Crp/Fnr family transcriptional regulator gives rise to the protein MYPIPLLENLRKKVPSLEKNWDRYTSMLKEKKVPAKTELIKRGVYTKNIFIVKKGCLRLKFEDKGRDITIAFFPENRAITSIHSYRGTYESSQLAVESIEPTELLILSGEDAETIYRENDGLRDFLLEYVAERFDTYMNLFLSRIRDSPEQRYLNLINEQQDLVNRIPQHYIASFLGITPVSLSRIRNRIWKEQK